From one Agathobaculum sp. NTUH-O15-33 genomic stretch:
- a CDS encoding RNA polymerase sigma factor has protein sequence MCSSGTNEYICRIVDRYSRMLHKLALTRLSPTDAEDVVQEVLIKLMTTLPKFRDEEHEKAWLIRATMNRACDFRRAAAKATVPIDQLELPAREDEAQLLSAVRTLPGKYSAVIHLYYYEGYSIKEIAKLLRLPASTVGSRLARGRARLKEIIKEDFE, from the coding sequence GTGTGTTCGTCTGGTACCAATGAATACATTTGCCGCATCGTCGACCGGTATAGCCGTATGCTGCATAAGCTGGCCCTTACGCGGCTTTCACCCACGGATGCGGAGGACGTTGTGCAAGAAGTTCTGATCAAGCTGATGACAACGCTTCCCAAGTTCCGCGATGAGGAGCATGAAAAGGCATGGCTGATCCGTGCGACGATGAACCGCGCCTGCGATTTTCGCCGCGCGGCGGCCAAAGCCACCGTTCCGATCGACCAGCTTGAACTGCCGGCCCGGGAAGACGAAGCCCAGCTTCTTTCCGCTGTGCGCACCTTGCCCGGCAAATACAGCGCTGTCATCCATCTGTACTATTACGAAGGCTATTCCATTAAGGAAATAGCGAAATTATTGAGACTGCCTGCATCAACCGTGGGGTCCCGCTTGGCACGAGGCCGGGCCAGACTGAAAGAAATCATAAAGGAGGACTTCGAATGA
- the mfd gene encoding transcription-repair coupling factor — MIEITKSISALAEYREVRAAIKAGQTPVLAVGLSPIHKAHIAAALQLDLNRPVAVLTADESGATRMAADIAGFAERDVLTVSYRDLVMVNVAGVSRGYEQKRIAALCRLADAPLSVLSAPAALQRTLPPDILRRATLTLEAGQTAPLEGLTARLTEAGYERCIQVEGTGQFSVRGGILDVFPANAEHPFRVEFWDDEIDSISTFDVGSQRRLDNVSSLTCLPRMETLVHLAPGGANGLADAIEQLLKTRRKKHPDLAAHIARDAERLRETGSLPSADKYLPLIYPEMTTALDYLPENAVLLIEDTPRLHEAARDFDARVGDDITALLERGEMPPDPGDFTLDFAGLCRLRRPIVRLDSFLNTVPELAPAVLQNFTASQMNAYGGNLDLAAADIAGFIQQGKAVAVVCGSELRCKNMLDALSGAGVKAALSDLLPKPKQVAILEGTLSAGFEYPETGLVVMTEGQVLARRKKVAPRRGGRDRVKSYTDLTPGDLVVHEHHGIGRFVGMERMEVDGADRDFIKIAFAGTDFLYVPATSLDLISKYIGGGDSERTRLNKLGGADWSRAKARAKAAAKELAEGLIQLYAARAKLKGFSFPPDDEWQREFEDAFPYEETEDQLRCIAEIKSDMESDRPMDRLLCGDVGFGKTEVALRAVMKCILAGKQAAILVPTTVLARQHFLTALQRFQGHPITIELLTRYKTTSEQKKILQKLEAGSIDLVIGTHKLFRKDLKFKDLGLLVVDEEQRFGVSHKETLKEMSKQVDVLTLSATPIPRTLNMALSGIRDMSAIEEPPLNRHPVQTFVLEQNEGVLLDAMRRELSRGGQVYYLHNHVESIARCALRLKQHLPDAEVGIVHGKMTQKEIASAMNAMADGETDILVCTTIIETGIDIPNANTLIIENADAMGLAQLHQIRGRVGRSSRHAYAYLTYRRGKALSEIAQKRLSAIREYAAFGSGFKIAMRDLEIRGAGNVLGPEQSGHMMSVGYDLYLKLLEEAVTEEKGETPRARVDCAAELLLSANLPADYVPDAGQRVDLYRRIALIRTEEQKSDMLDEMIDRFGEPPEQAVALLDIALLRAKASEQGISEIKQADGRLLMTFADADFRRLSALCGDKTYRGRLLLNAGSTPYVSLRLEKGEVPIEMAGELVERYAETVEKAVSIHT, encoded by the coding sequence ATGATCGAAATAACAAAAAGCATATCGGCGCTTGCCGAATACCGCGAGGTCCGCGCGGCGATCAAGGCCGGGCAAACGCCGGTGCTCGCGGTGGGTCTTTCGCCGATCCATAAGGCGCATATCGCGGCGGCCCTTCAGCTCGACCTGAACCGCCCGGTGGCCGTGCTGACCGCGGACGAATCGGGCGCGACACGCATGGCCGCGGATATCGCGGGTTTTGCCGAACGGGACGTGCTTACCGTTTCCTACCGCGACCTCGTGATGGTAAACGTGGCGGGCGTTTCGCGCGGCTATGAGCAAAAACGGATCGCGGCGCTCTGCCGCCTAGCCGATGCGCCGCTGTCGGTGCTCTCCGCGCCGGCTGCGTTGCAGCGCACGCTGCCGCCCGATATCCTGCGCCGCGCAACGCTCACGCTGGAGGCCGGGCAAACCGCGCCTTTGGAAGGCCTGACCGCCCGCCTGACCGAGGCGGGCTACGAGCGCTGCATTCAGGTGGAGGGCACGGGCCAATTCTCCGTGCGCGGCGGTATTTTGGACGTATTCCCGGCAAACGCCGAGCACCCCTTCCGCGTTGAATTTTGGGACGACGAGATCGATTCGATCTCCACCTTCGATGTGGGCAGCCAGCGGCGGTTGGACAACGTTTCCTCTCTTACCTGCCTGCCGCGCATGGAAACGCTGGTGCATCTGGCCCCGGGCGGCGCGAACGGGCTGGCGGACGCGATCGAGCAGCTGCTGAAAACGCGCCGCAAAAAGCACCCCGATCTGGCCGCTCATATCGCGCGGGACGCCGAACGCCTGCGCGAGACCGGCTCGCTGCCCAGCGCGGATAAATATCTGCCGCTTATTTACCCGGAAATGACGACCGCGCTCGATTATCTGCCCGAAAACGCGGTTTTGCTGATTGAGGACACGCCCCGCCTGCATGAAGCCGCGCGGGATTTTGACGCGCGCGTGGGCGACGATATCACGGCCCTTTTGGAACGCGGCGAAATGCCGCCCGACCCCGGCGATTTCACGCTTGATTTCGCGGGTCTGTGCCGTCTGCGCCGCCCCATCGTGCGGCTGGACAGCTTTTTAAACACGGTGCCCGAGCTGGCCCCGGCCGTTCTGCAAAATTTTACGGCCAGCCAAATGAACGCCTACGGCGGCAACCTCGATCTGGCCGCGGCCGATATCGCGGGCTTTATCCAGCAGGGCAAAGCGGTTGCCGTTGTGTGCGGCAGCGAGCTTCGGTGCAAAAACATGCTGGACGCGCTTTCCGGCGCGGGCGTCAAGGCGGCGCTGAGCGATCTGTTGCCCAAGCCCAAGCAAGTCGCTATTTTAGAGGGCACGCTATCCGCCGGCTTTGAATACCCGGAAACCGGCCTTGTCGTCATGACCGAAGGGCAGGTATTGGCCCGCCGCAAAAAGGTGGCGCCCCGTCGCGGGGGCCGCGACAGGGTAAAAAGCTATACCGATTTGACGCCGGGCGACCTTGTCGTGCACGAGCACCACGGCATCGGCCGCTTTGTCGGCATGGAGCGCATGGAGGTGGACGGAGCCGACCGCGATTTTATCAAGATCGCTTTCGCGGGCACGGATTTTCTCTATGTGCCCGCGACCAGCCTAGACCTGATCTCCAAATATATCGGCGGCGGCGATTCCGAGCGCACCCGGCTGAACAAGCTGGGCGGCGCGGATTGGTCGCGCGCCAAGGCGCGGGCCAAGGCCGCCGCCAAGGAACTGGCCGAGGGGCTGATCCAGCTATACGCCGCGCGCGCCAAGCTAAAGGGGTTCTCCTTCCCGCCGGACGACGAGTGGCAGCGCGAATTTGAGGACGCCTTCCCCTACGAGGAGACCGAGGACCAGCTGCGCTGCATCGCGGAGATTAAAAGCGATATGGAATCCGACCGGCCGATGGACCGCCTGCTCTGCGGCGACGTTGGCTTTGGCAAGACCGAGGTCGCGCTGCGCGCGGTGATGAAGTGCATCCTCGCGGGCAAGCAGGCCGCTATCTTGGTGCCGACCACCGTACTGGCCCGCCAGCATTTTCTGACCGCTTTGCAGCGCTTTCAGGGGCATCCGATCACCATCGAACTGCTGACGCGGTATAAAACGACCTCCGAACAGAAAAAGATTCTGCAAAAGCTGGAAGCCGGTTCGATCGATCTGGTCATCGGCACGCATAAGCTGTTCCGCAAGGATCTGAAATTCAAAGACCTTGGCCTGCTGGTTGTGGATGAGGAGCAGCGCTTCGGCGTGAGCCATAAGGAAACGCTCAAGGAAATGTCCAAGCAGGTGGACGTGCTGACGCTTTCGGCCACGCCCATTCCGCGCACGCTCAATATGGCGCTTTCCGGCATCCGCGATATGTCGGCCATCGAAGAGCCGCCTTTAAACCGCCACCCCGTGCAAACCTTTGTTTTGGAACAGAACGAAGGCGTGCTGTTGGACGCGATGCGCCGCGAGCTTTCGCGCGGCGGGCAGGTGTACTATCTGCACAACCATGTTGAATCCATCGCGCGGTGCGCGCTGCGCCTAAAGCAGCACCTGCCGGACGCCGAGGTCGGTATCGTGCACGGCAAAATGACGCAAAAGGAAATTGCCTCGGCCATGAACGCCATGGCGGACGGCGAGACCGACATCCTTGTCTGCACCACGATCATCGAGACCGGCATCGACATTCCCAACGCCAACACGCTGATCATTGAAAACGCGGACGCCATGGGTCTGGCGCAGCTGCACCAGATCCGCGGCCGCGTCGGCCGTTCCAGCCGCCACGCCTATGCCTACCTGACTTACCGGCGCGGCAAGGCCCTCAGCGAGATCGCGCAGAAACGCCTTTCCGCCATTCGCGAATACGCGGCCTTTGGCTCGGGCTTCAAGATCGCCATGCGCGATCTGGAGATACGCGGCGCGGGCAACGTACTGGGGCCGGAGCAATCGGGCCACATGATGAGCGTGGGCTACGATCTGTACCTCAAGCTGCTGGAAGAAGCCGTGACCGAGGAAAAGGGCGAGACCCCGCGCGCCCGCGTCGACTGCGCGGCGGAGCTGCTGCTTTCGGCAAACCTTCCCGCGGACTATGTGCCGGACGCGGGCCAGCGTGTCGACCTGTACCGCCGCATCGCGCTTATCCGCACCGAGGAACAGAAGAGCGACATGCTGGACGAAATGATCGACCGCTTTGGCGAGCCGCCGGAGCAAGCGGTCGCGCTGCTCGATATCGCGCTATTGCGCGCCAAGGCTTCGGAGCAGGGCATTTCCGAGATCAAGCAGGCGGACGGACGGCTGCTCATGACCTTTGCGGACGCGGATTTCCGCCGCCTGTCCGCCCTGTGCGGCGATAAGACCTACCGCGGGCGGCTGCTGCTCAACGCGGGGTCGACCCCCTATGTCTCCCTGCGTCTGGAAAAGGGCGAGGTGCCGATCGAAATGGCGGGCGAGCTGGTCGAACGCTATGCCGAAACAGTCGAGAAAGCCGTTTCCATACACACCTGA
- a CDS encoding sensor domain-containing diguanylate cyclase — MNNHKQRVRRSGSIVQKLFRPLSILLLVLIVAMVSVLFFGGVLRQLDQNALDILGEQVKNRKGYLENEMVSGWTDLGLTIDSINGKVEQLRDGKQIDLAHIGTDEASYNVMLGAVADDLISVIRKNSVTGAFLILNTDDLSEDDVQDKCGLYLRDLDPVSSASDDNRDLLLKRAPTALVDKLGIATDSDWRTKFTFEQQNKYDDLFYLPYRTAVSHPELGWSDLGYWSEAYRLPDDSRSAISYSVPLRLADGTLYGVVGIELTLDYLSKVIPNRELLDGSNGSYLLAVTEDGEHFRTVFASGPYQSQGVNGAAAALTLYGESKNNTFRVESDSEKLYAAVQYLSLYNSNAPFSGTRWALIGIADSHHIFQFSRSVQRTVLSLGVILLVLGLSVVCVVSYAISEPVTTLTRDLERAAKDKPLRFQKTHIKEIDLLTSKIESLSDDVFETSLKFTKILEMASIRIGGFEINKKTGALFVTDDFFMVFGLPNIDAHTFSVNEFGDKLDSLRDYVEQHETLSDGATESVFCMPGTPRSVYVRLRCIESEERVIGLAEDITAATLERQKVEHERDHDLLTGLLSRRAFHRVMNDLFTFHPESLGIAALLMVDLDNLKFINDTYGHDYGDKYIRCLADSLIHSAPPGTLVCRQSGDEMFVFFYGYDSEQKIRNLIRALKQNLNTQSVPLPDGGKFPISASGGIALISAQHDRLYRAGAICRLCHVRGKTQRQGRPL; from the coding sequence ATGAACAACCATAAACAGCGTGTCCGGCGCAGCGGCTCGATTGTGCAAAAGCTGTTTCGCCCGCTCAGTATCCTGTTGCTCGTCCTGATCGTCGCCATGGTAAGCGTGCTTTTCTTTGGGGGCGTGCTGCGCCAGCTTGACCAAAACGCGCTCGATATTTTGGGCGAGCAGGTCAAAAACCGCAAGGGATATCTGGAAAATGAAATGGTCTCCGGCTGGACCGATCTGGGCCTTACCATTGATTCCATCAACGGCAAGGTGGAGCAGCTGCGGGACGGCAAGCAGATAGACCTTGCCCATATCGGCACGGATGAAGCCAGCTATAACGTCATGCTCGGCGCGGTAGCGGATGATCTGATCAGCGTGATCCGCAAAAACTCGGTCACGGGCGCTTTTCTGATTTTAAACACAGACGACCTTTCGGAGGACGACGTACAGGACAAATGCGGCCTGTATCTGCGCGATCTGGACCCCGTGTCGAGCGCTTCGGACGATAACCGCGACCTGCTGCTCAAGCGCGCGCCGACCGCGCTGGTGGACAAGCTCGGTATCGCGACGGACAGCGATTGGCGAACAAAATTCACCTTTGAGCAGCAAAATAAATATGACGATCTGTTTTACCTGCCCTACCGCACCGCCGTTTCCCACCCGGAGCTTGGCTGGTCCGATCTTGGCTATTGGAGCGAAGCCTACCGCCTGCCGGACGACAGCCGTTCCGCGATCTCCTATTCGGTCCCGCTTCGCCTTGCGGACGGTACCCTGTACGGGGTCGTCGGCATCGAGCTGACGCTCGACTATTTGAGCAAGGTCATCCCCAACCGCGAACTGCTGGACGGTTCCAACGGCTCTTATCTGCTGGCCGTGACCGAGGACGGCGAGCATTTCCGCACAGTGTTTGCAAGCGGCCCCTACCAGTCGCAAGGCGTCAACGGCGCGGCGGCCGCGCTCACGCTTTACGGCGAAAGCAAAAACAACACGTTCCGTGTGGAAAGCGATTCGGAAAAGCTTTACGCGGCCGTGCAGTACTTATCCCTTTATAACTCCAACGCGCCGTTTTCCGGCACGCGCTGGGCCTTGATCGGCATAGCGGACAGCCACCATATTTTCCAGTTTTCCCGTTCGGTGCAGCGCACCGTGCTGTCTCTCGGCGTGATCCTGCTCGTTTTGGGCCTTTCCGTGGTCTGCGTGGTCAGCTATGCGATCTCCGAACCCGTCACCACGCTGACGCGCGATCTGGAACGCGCGGCGAAGGATAAGCCCCTTCGCTTTCAAAAGACCCATATCAAGGAGATCGACCTGCTGACCAGCAAGATCGAGTCGCTCAGCGACGATGTGTTTGAAACCTCGCTGAAATTCACCAAGATCCTTGAAATGGCCAGTATCCGCATCGGCGGGTTTGAGATCAACAAAAAGACCGGCGCGCTTTTCGTGACGGATGATTTCTTCATGGTGTTCGGCCTGCCGAACATCGACGCGCACACGTTTTCCGTCAACGAATTTGGAGATAAGCTCGATTCGCTGCGCGATTATGTCGAGCAGCACGAAACCTTGTCGGACGGCGCCACGGAAAGCGTTTTCTGTATGCCGGGCACGCCGCGCAGCGTGTATGTGCGCCTGCGCTGCATTGAATCGGAGGAACGCGTCATCGGTCTGGCCGAGGATATCACCGCCGCCACGCTGGAACGGCAAAAGGTGGAGCATGAACGCGACCACGATTTGCTGACCGGGCTGCTCAGCCGCCGCGCGTTCCACCGCGTCATGAACGATTTGTTCACATTCCATCCGGAATCGCTCGGCATCGCCGCGCTTTTGATGGTCGATCTGGACAATCTCAAGTTCATCAACGATACCTACGGCCACGATTACGGCGATAAGTACATCCGCTGTCTGGCGGACAGCCTAATCCATTCCGCGCCGCCCGGCACGCTGGTCTGCCGCCAGTCGGGCGATGAAATGTTCGTTTTCTTCTACGGCTATGATTCCGAGCAAAAGATCCGCAACCTCATCCGCGCGCTCAAGCAAAACCTGAATACGCAGAGCGTGCCCTTGCCGGACGGCGGTAAATTTCCGATCAGCGCGTCGGGCGGCATCGCCTTGATATCCGCGCAACACGACCGACTTTACCGAGCTGGTGCGATATGCCGACTTTGCCATGTACGAGGTAAAACGCAACGGCAAGGGCGACCTTTATGA
- a CDS encoding extracellular solute-binding protein, with the protein MTHRFKIRALAALLCAGLLLSGCGKDKVKTARLDPNNPVTVTVWHYYNGTQQEAFDQLVTEFNHTEGLDQGIIVEASSLGSVVDLQTSVLDSANKKVGAAEMPNIFAAYADTAYAVDGLGLAADLNPYFTKDELNEYVDGYIEEGRFSTDDSLKIFPIAKSTEIFMLNKTDWDAFAKATGAELSQCETIEGVTELAEQYYNWTDSQTEKPDDGKAFFGRDAIANYFLIGAEQLGMELFAQKDGKPALHFDEDIVRKLWDNYYVPFVRGYFAANGRFRSDDVKTGKVISFVGSSSGATFFPSSVIIDDDHQYPIEVEVLPAPQFEGGQPTAVQQGAGMVVTQAEESEEYASVLFLKWFTDKQRNSKFSIESGYLPVKKEANDIEYIREQGATSDGDIVDRIVSVAIDTVNGNKLYTPKAFANGTEARNVLEYAITDAAAADAAEVQKLVDAGTPRAQAAARFTTDERFEEWYQATKTELEALVQ; encoded by the coding sequence ATGACTCATCGTTTTAAAATACGGGCTTTGGCCGCGCTCCTTTGCGCGGGGCTGCTGCTGAGCGGCTGCGGCAAGGACAAGGTTAAAACCGCGCGGCTCGATCCGAACAATCCGGTCACCGTTACCGTGTGGCACTATTATAACGGCACCCAACAGGAAGCGTTCGACCAGCTGGTGACGGAATTCAACCATACCGAAGGGCTCGACCAAGGCATTATCGTCGAAGCGTCCAGCCTTGGTTCCGTTGTCGATCTGCAAACGAGCGTGCTGGATTCCGCCAATAAAAAGGTGGGTGCCGCCGAAATGCCCAATATTTTCGCGGCCTACGCCGATACCGCCTACGCGGTGGACGGCCTTGGCCTCGCGGCCGACCTGAACCCCTATTTTACCAAGGATGAGCTGAACGAATATGTGGACGGCTACATCGAGGAAGGGCGTTTCAGCACCGACGACAGCCTGAAGATTTTTCCGATTGCAAAATCCACGGAAATTTTCATGCTCAACAAGACCGATTGGGACGCGTTCGCCAAGGCCACCGGCGCCGAACTGAGCCAGTGCGAGACCATCGAGGGCGTGACCGAGCTGGCGGAGCAGTATTACAACTGGACCGACAGCCAGACCGAAAAACCGGACGACGGCAAGGCCTTTTTCGGCCGCGACGCGATCGCCAACTACTTCCTGATCGGCGCGGAACAGCTCGGCATGGAGCTCTTCGCGCAGAAGGACGGCAAGCCCGCCCTGCATTTTGACGAAGACATCGTGCGCAAGCTGTGGGATAACTACTACGTGCCGTTTGTGCGCGGCTATTTCGCAGCAAACGGACGCTTCCGCTCGGACGACGTCAAGACCGGCAAGGTCATTTCGTTTGTGGGTTCGTCCTCCGGCGCGACCTTTTTCCCCAGCAGCGTCATCATAGACGACGATCACCAGTATCCGATCGAGGTAGAGGTGCTCCCCGCGCCGCAGTTCGAGGGCGGACAGCCCACCGCGGTGCAGCAGGGCGCGGGCATGGTCGTCACGCAGGCGGAGGAGAGCGAGGAATACGCCTCCGTCCTTTTCCTCAAGTGGTTTACCGATAAACAGCGAAACAGTAAATTTTCGATCGAATCCGGCTATTTGCCGGTCAAAAAGGAAGCAAACGACATCGAATACATACGCGAACAGGGTGCGACAAGCGACGGCGATATCGTCGACCGCATCGTATCGGTCGCGATCGACACGGTAAACGGAAATAAGCTATATACCCCCAAGGCATTTGCAAACGGCACCGAAGCGCGCAATGTACTGGAATACGCCATAACGGACGCCGCCGCGGCCGATGCCGCCGAGGTGCAAAAGCTGGTGGACGCGGGCACGCCGCGCGCGCAGGCCGCCGCCCGCTTTACCACGGATGAACGCTTTGAAGAATGGTATCAGGCCACCAAAACCGAGCTGGAAGCGTTGGTGCAATAA
- the cysS gene encoding cysteine--tRNA ligase, protein MKLFNTLTRQKEEFVPLTPGEVKMYSCGPTVYNYFHVGNARPFIVFDILRRYFEYRGYKVDFVQNFTDIDDKVINKANEEGVDFNTIAERYIKEYYVDAEGLGIGRATYHPRATETMDAIIDIVQKLLDNGHAYLADNGDVYFRVKSDPGYGKLCHQPMEDLQAGARISVGETKEDPMDFAVWKAAKPGEPAWDTPWGSKGRPGWHIECSAMATKYLGPTIDIHSGGLDLIFPHHENEIAQSECANGCDFARYWLHNGFLTIDNEKMSKSKGNFFMVRDAAKEFGYETIRMFMLSAHYRTPLNYSVDSLNMNKASLARLYEARNNLEFRIQKAAGDAMTADETEKLTALSAYKQKFIDAMDDDLNTADALSAVFELTREINAYTGAHQDATRAFLQAAHALFMELTGVLNIAQKREDAAADPDAEKIEALIAARAEAKKNKDFAEADRIRGELSDMGVTIKDTRQGTQWTRE, encoded by the coding sequence ATGAAACTATTCAATACCCTGACGCGCCAAAAGGAGGAGTTTGTGCCGCTTACCCCGGGCGAGGTTAAAATGTACTCCTGCGGCCCGACGGTGTACAACTATTTCCATGTCGGCAACGCCAGACCGTTCATTGTGTTCGATATCCTGCGCCGCTATTTTGAATACCGCGGCTACAAGGTGGATTTTGTGCAGAATTTTACCGATATCGACGACAAGGTCATCAATAAGGCCAATGAGGAAGGCGTTGATTTCAACACCATCGCGGAGCGGTATATCAAGGAATACTACGTGGACGCGGAGGGCCTCGGCATTGGCCGCGCGACCTACCACCCGCGCGCGACCGAGACCATGGACGCGATCATCGACATCGTACAGAAACTGCTGGATAACGGCCACGCCTATCTGGCCGATAACGGCGATGTATACTTCCGCGTGAAATCCGATCCCGGCTACGGCAAGCTGTGCCACCAGCCGATGGAGGACTTACAGGCCGGCGCGCGTATCTCGGTTGGCGAAACCAAGGAAGACCCCATGGATTTCGCGGTCTGGAAGGCCGCCAAGCCCGGCGAGCCCGCGTGGGACACGCCGTGGGGCTCCAAGGGCCGTCCGGGCTGGCATATCGAATGCTCGGCCATGGCGACCAAGTACCTCGGCCCGACGATCGACATCCACTCCGGCGGGCTTGACCTGATCTTCCCGCACCATGAAAACGAGATTGCCCAGTCCGAATGCGCCAACGGCTGCGATTTTGCGCGCTACTGGCTGCACAACGGCTTCCTGACCATCGATAATGAGAAAATGTCCAAATCCAAGGGCAACTTCTTTATGGTGCGCGACGCCGCGAAGGAATTTGGCTATGAGACCATCCGCATGTTCATGCTTTCCGCCCACTACCGTACGCCGCTGAACTATTCGGTCGATTCGCTGAATATGAACAAGGCCTCGCTCGCCCGCCTGTACGAAGCGCGGAATAATTTGGAGTTCCGCATCCAAAAAGCCGCCGGAGACGCCATGACCGCCGATGAAACCGAAAAGCTGACCGCGCTTTCCGCCTACAAGCAAAAGTTTATCGATGCGATGGACGACGACCTGAACACGGCCGACGCGCTTTCCGCCGTATTTGAACTCACGCGCGAGATCAACGCCTACACGGGCGCGCATCAGGACGCCACCCGCGCGTTTTTGCAGGCCGCGCACGCCCTGTTTATGGAGCTGACCGGCGTACTGAACATTGCGCAAAAGCGCGAGGACGCCGCCGCCGACCCGGACGCGGAGAAGATCGAAGCGCTGATCGCCGCGCGCGCGGAAGCAAAGAAAAATAAGGATTTTGCCGAAGCCGACCGCATCCGCGGCGAACTGTCCGATATGGGCGTTACCATTAAGGACACCCGCCAAGGCACGCAGTGGACGAGAGAATAA
- the nifU gene encoding Fe-S cluster assembly scaffold protein NifU: MQYSEKVLDHFTNPRNVGEIENANGVGEVGNAKCGDIMKIYLKVSDDGVIEDVKFKTFGCGAAIATSSMATEMVKGKTLEEALKLTNKAVAEALDGLPPVKMHCSVLAEEALRSAIADYYKRQGKDPTELLGCSMDCAACHAHDHHEH, encoded by the coding sequence ATGCAATACAGCGAAAAGGTACTCGACCATTTCACCAACCCGCGCAACGTGGGTGAAATTGAAAACGCCAACGGTGTGGGCGAGGTCGGCAACGCCAAGTGCGGCGACATCATGAAGATCTACCTCAAGGTATCGGACGACGGCGTGATCGAGGACGTCAAGTTCAAGACCTTCGGCTGCGGCGCGGCAATCGCCACCAGCTCCATGGCGACCGAAATGGTCAAGGGCAAGACGCTTGAGGAAGCGCTGAAGCTGACCAACAAGGCGGTCGCCGAAGCGCTCGACGGCCTGCCGCCGGTCAAAATGCACTGCTCGGTATTGGCCGAGGAAGCGCTTCGCTCCGCGATCGCGGACTACTATAAGCGGCAGGGCAAGGACCCGACCGAGCTGCTCGGCTGCAGCATGGACTGTGCCGCGTGCCACGCGCATGATCATCACGAGCATTAA
- a CDS encoding EAL domain-containing protein, whose product MYEVKRNGKGDLYDFDMLSYRSATRLQKCREEFNLLLGGDHLIYYWQPIISTRTGDIFAYEALMRSDLETLKMPKDILEIAQQESQLNRIESMTLFSAMGSFVSHCENGRIAPGVRAFINSIPNQLLTQEDSEQFETRFADYLPRFVVEITENERVREGVLEEKRRWNRRWNAAFALDDYGSGYNSEYVLLTLAPEYVKIDMSLVRDIDIDRDKQKIVGNLISYASERGIRLVAEGVETKAELETVIRMGVDYVQGYFLARPAFEPPLVPEELVRLVRSISAQSGLPNNGNGPT is encoded by the coding sequence ATGTACGAGGTAAAACGCAACGGCAAGGGCGACCTTTATGATTTCGACATGCTTTCCTACCGCTCGGCCACCCGGCTGCAGAAGTGCCGGGAGGAATTCAACCTGCTGCTTGGCGGCGATCATTTGATTTATTACTGGCAGCCGATTATCAGCACCCGCACCGGCGATATCTTTGCGTATGAAGCGCTGATGCGCTCCGACCTTGAAACGCTGAAAATGCCCAAGGACATTTTGGAGATCGCGCAGCAGGAAAGCCAGCTCAACCGCATTGAATCCATGACGCTGTTCAGCGCCATGGGCAGCTTTGTTTCGCACTGTGAAAACGGGCGCATCGCGCCGGGCGTGCGCGCCTTTATCAACTCCATCCCCAACCAACTGCTCACGCAGGAGGATTCCGAGCAGTTTGAAACGCGCTTTGCCGATTATCTGCCCCGCTTTGTGGTGGAGATCACGGAAAACGAGCGCGTGCGCGAGGGCGTGTTGGAGGAAAAGCGCCGCTGGAACCGGCGCTGGAACGCCGCCTTTGCGCTGGATGATTACGGCAGCGGATACAACAGCGAATATGTGCTGCTGACGCTCGCGCCAGAATACGTCAAGATCGATATGTCGCTTGTGCGCGATATCGATATCGACCGCGATAAACAAAAAATCGTCGGCAACCTGATCTCCTACGCCAGTGAGCGCGGCATCCGCCTGGTGGCGGAGGGCGTGGAAACGAAGGCCGAGCTGGAAACGGTCATCCGCATGGGCGTGGATTATGTGCAGGGCTATTTTCTTGCGCGCCCGGCGTTCGAGCCGCCCTTGGTGCCGGAGGAGCTCGTGCGGCTCGTCCGTTCAATCAGCGCGCAAAGCGGCCTGCCTAATAACGGCAATGGGCCCACTTGA